From the genome of Drosophila gunungcola strain Sukarami chromosome 3L unlocalized genomic scaffold, Dgunungcola_SK_2 000005F, whole genome shotgun sequence:
atcaaatcaatatataagttttagcataatcattttttattgtgaTTTTTTCCTTCTggtatatatgtttttatctTTTTCTACCCCGTTTTTcacacatttttgtttcacACATACGCACGCGCATTTCCAACATAATCAGGCATACAATAGAACATTTTATCTGGTGCCAGGGGTTTAATACAATACATCCTATATGTCAATAAGCATACACTTTACACACAAAAATTCATACAAACTCAAACAAATCGATTTCGAGAAATTGCTCACTCAAACAAACATAAGCTTTATGCAAAACATACCATAAAttaattgtgtgtgtgtttttgattgttaaataaataaaatagttttcttaGCTACATTAACAAAATCGTTTGTGTTgcttattttatacattttttttgttgtcatttttcatgtgtgttttttttcttatgggtttttttgcatattcattttgaaaattttattgcatttttttggtatttttcaTATAAGTTGTGAAATTGAAACGGCAAACATTAAAACCTACGCATTTACACAgatagttaaatttttttgtggcttttgtttttcgtttttacaCAATTAATTGctaagtttaattaattaaacatatGTGTTTTTTGTAGCTGCTagattttgatatttttgtggCGTTTTTGTTGCGGTTTTTTTATCGTTTCATTGGGGGGTTAAGttaaaatactaattaaaatCGCGTCGCCTGCCATGATTGTAATGCTCCTCCAGCTTGTGGGCGTGGGAGGCGTGTgggtgttggtggtggtgggtggtgcagCGATTGCAGTGGGTGTTGCGTGCTTAGTAGCAGCACTTGCTGCGGTTGTTGTTGGCGCCGCTGACCAGCTTGCAGTGCTGCATCTCCGAGCGGCGCGGGCGGTTGGCCTTGGCCTGGAAAGTCGCGCACCTTGTTGGCCCGCTTGATGGCACTGCGGCAgagctgctggtgctgcttcTTATTGTTGCTCTGTGGATGGGATTAAGTGGATTCATTGATTAGGGATAGGTCCATTTAACAAAGCTaagaatggtttttaaaataaaattcatatatttCTCTTATCCTATTCTATCTTTTTCAATAAGCAATAGCCCAGCTCTGACatccatatatatttatggagaatatgaacaaataaatattaaataatgaatAGGATTTGTATTGAATAACAAttaggaatttaatttaattttttagaaattcggAGAGTTTTTCTGCACTCACAAAACTAAAGTAAAGCCAAatattatgtaattttttgatAAACACATGGGGTAGATTCCTGTTTTGGGGTATgttgatatacatatatttaaataaataaattaaatttaaataaataaaaaaacatattcaaaATGTATCCCTATAAAGATATAGCCCCTCGATGCTTACCTTCTGGCTCTGACGAGCCAGCGTCTGCTGCTTCAGCTGGGCAGCCGCATGGCGATCGTAGCGAGCGTTGGGCGAACGCTGCTCCTGGAGGACCTGGTGCTGGTCCTGCGGCTCGGCCTCCGGCTCCGGATCCtccaactgctgctgctgcggcacCTCCGACGACACCCCGAGATCAAGATTAACAAAACTTTCGGTGCCCTCCTGGGTGGACCTAATACTACGATAAACGGACATGCTGCAAGTGAAAAAGAAACCACAAATTAGAATGAAAATCATACAGTTTAAAAGggaaaactattattttgcgTGCGTTTTTGGCTGTAAATTGTGGTTGCTGGATGGGGGAGGGGGCATGGGGCATGGGGGCATGGGGGCATGGGGACTCGTATTGTGTACTATAAAGATCACCAACCTTGGATGCTCAATCAATAGATTCTCAAATGGTGATGTTTCCATATTGATTGGCCCAATCGAGGTGAAGCATGGTGGCGGTGTTACGTACCAGGACTCCTCCATCAGCACATTAGTACCCTGGCCGAAACCGAGGCCCGCGTTTGAACTTTGACCTTGGCCCTGGTCGCTGCCGCTGGGCGAGGCCACGTACAGCGACTGGCTGAGGTTGTCAGAGTCCGCCACTCCCTGGGCGGGCACACTTCTGGGCGGGCTGTGGGTACTGATGCTCAGCGGCCGAACGACGCGCGAGCGTTGCAGATAGttgcgctgctgctgcggccgcGGCCCACTGTACAGGGAATGCGAATGCGAGTGCGAGTTGAGGTGCTGCCGGCGGCGCTGGGAGGCGGCCGCTGGGCCATGGCCGCCGGCCGAGGAGCCCGCTGAGGAGGCGGTGGCGCCGGCCCGCGACTGCGACACCTCCACCACGGAGAGCTCCTCCTCGGAGTCGCTGCGCGGCAGGGAGTCGTCCTCCTCGTCTGCAAAGTAAACAGGGGCGAGGttagtaatatttaaaaatatatctatcttaaaatttaattttcttttataattctttatattttctgtatttttaaaaagagttttaAGTAATAACccaattcaattatttaatatacttttaatagcctactttattttcaaagagtactattacttttaattgccattaattgtttttaaatgaatagaTAATTCAGACTTATTCCAATCAAATTTTTGTCTTAATGTATTGAAATGTTTAGTCTTTATTGAAAAGAGTTAAATTTATACTCATGTTTCTTTATTTCTGGACaacttaattgaatttaagaatttatattttaattttaaaggaaatattttctatCTTAATCTGCTAATATATAAACTCCTAtattattgtaaatattttcaagcagTTTCTCCCAACTCACCTTCCTTCTCCACAATGTACCATTCGTCCTCGTCGAAGTCCTCGTCGATGGAGTCGCCCGAGGGCGTCAGTAGCTTGGTGATGGCCGGCTGcttccgctgctgctgctgctgctgctgctgaatgGTCCGCTGCTGCTTGCCACGCCTGTTCTTGCCGCGCTTGCCGTTGGAGGCGCGTACCGCCCCCCGATTGTTGCCCGCTACCGAGGGCGTCGAGGAGGTGACCTCAATTACATCGCCCGCCGACGGATCGCTCGAGGGGTCGGGATTGGAGTTGTGGTTGTTGGGCGTTGGGGTTGTCTGGGCGGGACTGGCGTCTTGGCTAATGGATTCGGATGTTGCTGGCGATCCAAAGAGATACGAGGCGAGGCTGCTTAACATTATACGGGGTTAATGCGGCTGATCCGGCGGTAGAAGGCGCTGGCTTTTCTGTTATTGCTTCGCGTTGCGGGTGCTGAGATCAAAGTTGCGCTATTTTCCACTCGGATTTTTCGTTCCTAGTTTCACAGTTATAGAGAGACAAATAGTGTGGGAGATTGCTTATGTTGCTGTTGGTTTTGTTCCTTGGATTTGCTTGAACGTTGCTCagtcttttatttattttttgtatttgtttcttGTTTGTACGCTTTTTCCTTGTCTTGTTCTATAGTTCTTCGTAGCGTAGAAGCTGCAAGcg
Proteins encoded in this window:
- the LOC128259335 gene encoding LOW QUALITY PROTEIN: uncharacterized protein LOC128259335 (The sequence of the model RefSeq protein was modified relative to this genomic sequence to represent the inferred CDS: deleted 1 base in 1 codon), with translation MLSSLASYLFGSPATSESISQDASPAQTTPTPNNHNSNPDPSSDPSAGDVIEVTSSTPSVAGNNRGAVRASNGKRGKNRRGKQQRTIQQQQQQQQRKQPAITKLLTPSGDSIDEDFDEDEWYIVEKEDEEDDSLPRSDSEEELSVVEVSQSRAGATASSAGSSAGGHGPAAASQRRRQHLNSHSHSHSLYSGPRPQQQRNYLQRSRVVRPLSISTHSPPRSVPAQGVADSDNLSQSLYVASPSGSDQGQGQSSNAGLGFGQGTNVLMEESWYVTPPPCFTSIGPINMETSPFENLLIEHPSMSVYRSIRSTQEGTESFVNLDLGVSSEVPQQQQLEDPEPEAEPQDQHQVLQEQRSPNARYDRHAAAQLKQQTLARQSQKSNNKKQHQQLCRSAIKRANKVRDFQAKANRPRRSEMQHCKLVSGANNNRSKCCY